The DNA segment TCCGCGCGGGCGCGTACGACTTCATCACCAAACCGGTCAAGATGGACGCGCTCGCGGTCGCGCTCTCTCGCGCGGTTCAGCATCGGTCGCTGCGCGAAGAGGTGAAGCGCCTGCGGCACCTGGTCGGGGAGGCGGAGCGCTTCGACGAGCTCGTCGGCGACAGCGGCCCGATGCGCCGGGTTCGACAGCTCCTCGACCGGGTGATCGACTCCGACGCGAGCGTACTCGTGACCGGCGAGAGCGGGACCGGCAAGGAGGTGGTCGCCCGCGTCCTCCATCGCCGCGGCCGGCGCAAGGACGGGCCGTTCGTGGCGGTCGACTGCGCCGCCATGCCCGAGCAGCTCCTCGAGGGCGAGCTCTTTGGCCACGTCCGCGGCGCCTTCACCGACGCGCGCGCGGCGCGGACGGGCCTCTTCGTGCAGGCCCACCGCGGGACGCTCCTCCTCGACGAGATCGGCGAGCTGCCGCTCGCGCTGCAACCGAAGCTGCTGCGCGCGCTCCAGGAGCGCGCCGTGCGGCCGATCGGCGGGAACGAAGAAGTCCCGTTCGACGTCCACCTCGTCGCCACCACCAACCGCGACCTCGAGTCGGCGGTGGAGGAGGGCCGCTTCCGCGAGGACCTCTACTTCCGCGTCAACGTGATCCACGTGGAGATGCCGCCGCTCCGCGCGCGCGGGAGCGACGTGCTGGTGCTCGCCCAGCACTTCCTCGTCCACCACGCCGGGAAGGCGGGAAAACGCGTCACCGGGCTCTCGCCCGAGGCGGCCGAGCGGCTCCTCGCCTATGCCTGGCCGGGCAACGTGCGCGAGCTCCAGAACGCGATGGAGCGCGCCGTCGCGCTCGCGCAGTACGATCACGTCACCGTCGACGACCTGCCCGAGAAGATCCGCGCCTACCGACCTTCCCACGTGCTCATCGCGGCCGACGA comes from the Deltaproteobacteria bacterium genome and includes:
- a CDS encoding sigma-54-dependent Fis family transcriptional regulator; its protein translation is RAGAYDFITKPVKMDALAVALSRAVQHRSLREEVKRLRHLVGEAERFDELVGDSGPMRRVRQLLDRVIDSDASVLVTGESGTGKEVVARVLHRRGRRKDGPFVAVDCAAMPEQLLEGELFGHVRGAFTDARAARTGLFVQAHRGTLLLDEIGELPLALQPKLLRALQERAVRPIGGNEEVPFDVHLVATTNRDLESAVEEGRFREDLYFRVNVIHVEMPPLRARGSDVLVLAQHFLVHHAGKAGKRVTGLSPEAAERLLAYAWPGNVRELQNAMERAVALAQYDHVTVDDLPEKIRAYRPSHVLIAADDPSELVPLEEAERRYILRVVENVGGNKTLAARVLGIGRKTLYRKLVQYGASGE